The following coding sequences are from one Rhipicephalus microplus isolate Deutch F79 chromosome 3, USDA_Rmic, whole genome shotgun sequence window:
- the LOC119180790 gene encoding proton-coupled folate transporter translates to MEGGLPSVAGDFVEDYLEHTWRRRAQRYRRRLREFFMPSGLHGTFRNLNALADGSSPASEGLENEDSRSCCRKCLDFVVTLRLEAFFFLFTLAYTMQYATTANLLELKACYQVLNETKEFCGNLTENSKEHAKVRNVATLYVIYQSLVGFLPGALITLVVASWCDESGRFKIPVYVSLVGSMLKISGELVTAVYEDASIYFNILSAIPEGLSGGLPAILMSSYTITALSSSRKQRTMRFFTLQIAFVIALPIGQLITSLAFVKSGRFVPLMGFSLGILALSFLCAVLLVRDTAPCIAEDPGNVPAPVESSSGALSSGARPYKLARHLFSTRHLVGSVRTVLGRHYDIDRFRIPLLVLSVFLLVLNSQTSFMGYFYAKKQFNWTFSQYMVITSAFSLASVLILIPLLVLFLRWLPNQEYGLAVVGIAGVGVKNILHASSGAAGSPLFFLGYGFGMLSNIAPACIRSHVSRLLPDAEYGRLFSVMAACEALAPLLGRVMFERLFGLSKGFFAGLSFVVGLLFLVLPLAVVVYFWRKRQNEYAVMAEDPEAENVNPRA, encoded by the coding sequence ATGGAAGGAGGTTTGCCGAGTGTCGCTGGTGACTTTGTCGAAGACTACTTGGAGCACACATGGCGAAGACGGGCTCAGCGCTACAGGCGACGGCTGAGAGAGTTTTTTATGCCGTCTGGGCTGCATGGCACATTCCGCAACCTAAATGCGTTAGCTGACGGGAGTTCTCCGGCCTCGGAGGGCTTGGAAAATGAAGACAGCCGCAGTTGTTGCCGCAAATGTTTGGACTTTGTTGTGACGCTGCGGCTCGAagcgttcttttttctcttcacCCTTGCCTACACCATGCAGTATGCCACAACGGCCAATCTACTTGAACTTAAGGCTTGTTATCAGGTTCTTAACGAGACTAAAGAATTCTGTGGAAACTTGACGGAGAATTCAAAAGAACACGCCAAGGTTCGAAACGTTGCTACTCTGTATGTTATATATCAGTCACTTGTTGGGTTTTTGCCTGGAGCACTGATCACTCTCGTCGTTGCAAGTTGGTGCGACGAGTCTGGTAGGTTCAAAATCCCGGTGTATGTTTCTCTTGTTGGCAGCATGCTCAAGATTTCCGGAGAACTGGTGACTGCAGTCTACGAAGATGCATCTATTTACTTCAACATACTCTCCGCAATTCCCGAAGGTTTGTCCGGTGGCCTTCCAGCGATTCTTATGTCGTCCTATACGATTACGGCCCTGTCATCTTCGAGGAAACAGAGGACTATGAGGTTCTTCACACTGCAGATCGCCTTTGTCATTGCACTGCCGATTGGTCAGCTAATCACTTCCCTTGCATTTGTCAAGTCGGGTAGGTTCGTTCCTCTAATGGGCTTCTCGCTAGGCATCCTTGCCCTGTCATTTCTCTGTGCAGTGCTTTTAGTCAGGGATACGGCTCCCTGCATTGCTGAAGATCCTGGAAATGTCCCAGCCCCCGTAGAGTCCTCGTCGGGGGCACTGTCGTCTGGCGCGAGACCTTACAAGCTAGCCAGACATCTCTTCAGTACGAGGCACCTGGTGGGCAGCGTCCGCACTGTCCTTGGTCGTCACTACGACATCGACCGCTTTAGGATTCCGCTGCTCGTTCTCTCCGTGTTTCTCCTTGTCCTGAACAGCCAAACCTCTTTCATGGGTTACTTCTACGCAAAGAAGCAGTTCAACTGGACTTTCTCACAATATATGGTGATCACGTCGGCGTTCTCACTGGCTAGCGTTCTCATTTTGATTCCACTTCTAGTGCTGTTCCTGCGTTGGCTTCCAAACCAAGAGTACGGTCTCGCCGTGGTTGGGATCGCGGGTGTTGGTGTGAAAAACATCCTCCACGCATCGTCCGGGGCTGCAGGAAGTCCCCTCTTCTTTCTAGGCTACGGTTTTGGAATGCTGAGCAACATTGCGCCCGCTTGTATACGTTCCCATGTTTCAAGGCTTCTTCCGGATGCCGAGTACGGAAGGCTGTTTTCGGTAATGGCAGCCTGcgaagccctcgctcctctcctgggGCGTGTCATGTTTGAGCGGCTGTTTGGTTTGTCGAAGGGATTCTTCGCAGGGCTTTCATTTGTAGTCGGTCTCCTGTTTTTGGTCCTGCCTCTCGCCGTGGTAGTGTATTTCTGGCGCAAGCGTCAGAACGAGTACGCTGTAATGGCAGAGGATCCGGAAGCTGAAAATGTGAACCCTAGAGCTTAG